CACTTCTTGTATTTATAATGGTTCTATCCTGTTTAATTTCGCTATCAGGCTGAATGACAACATCTCTTTTATTAAATATCTCTTTAATTAACATCAGCAAATTATATTTTGAAATTTTTTCATCACAAGATAAATGATAAAGTCCCGTTATATTCTGCTTAATCATCCAATCGATTGCCTTTGCCAATTCAAGAGTAGTAACACCATTCCAATAAACTTCCTTATATCCCTTTATGTTCCCTTTTTGCTTCATGAACCACAAAAATAATCCGATCCCACTTCCTTTTAATTCAGGGCCTATTATAGAAGTCCGAATGGTCAAATGTGTATCACTGATGATTTCTCCAAGCTGTTTTGATTCAGCATAAACAGAAGTCCCATCTGGTATATCATTTTCAGAATAATTCCCTTTCGTCCCTAAAAATACACAATCAGTGCTAATGTGAATTACCTTCCCATTGTATCTCTCTGCAAATTTGACTAATTGATGGGGAAGCAAACTATTAACCTGAAAGGCTAGCTTTTGGTTTTTTTCTGCAAATTCGTTCAATATTCCAATACAATTAATTATTACATCGGGCTTTTGCTTATTAATTACGTCCTCAAGCTTTAAAGAATCTGTGATATCAAGATAAATTCCATCTTCATCTTCTTTATTCCTTGAAGTATAAATGACATTATATTGTGGCTGCCTCTGAAGATAATCTACTATCATATGGCCTGCCATCCCTTTTCCTCCAAGGACTAATACCTTCATTTATATAAACCTGCCTTTCTTTAAAACTTTCCTGATTTCATCCGTGCTCATTAGGTCTTTGCTGGAATTATAATTTATTAGATTAACCGGTTTATAATTTGCATATTTTTCCTTCAAGCCATCAATATGAATACTTGGCAATATAACAAAATACTCTTCATCATAAGCAATTGTTGTTTCACTTTCATACTCTGAAAGCAGAAGTTCATGAATCTTCTCTCCTGGTCGAACACCCAGAATCTCAACATCGATTCCTTTTTTGCCCATATCCTCAGATAAAACATGTGCAAGATCCAGGATTTTACATGCTGGCATCTTCATGACAAAAATCTCCCCGCCCAAACTTTCAAAAGTGGCCTTAAAAACCAGTTTGATAGCTTCTTCAATTGTTAAGAAAAATCTTGTCATCTCTGGATCAGTAATGCCAATCCTGCCTTTTTCTATTATCTGTTTCTTAAAGACATGAATCACGCTTCCATTTGTTCCAAGAACATTCCCGCCTCTTATGCAAACAAATTTTGTGTCAGTGTTAAGTGTATTTGCATGGATGATTAGCCTTTCTCCCATCGCTTTAGATAATCCATAAAAATTTGATGGATTTGCCGCTTTATCCGTGGAAATGTATACGACTCTTTTTACCTTGTTATGAATCGCAGCTTCAATTACATTCTGGGTACCGTGAACATTTGTCTTTAATGCTTCTAGGGGCTGATATTCACATACAGGAACATGCTTCAGAGCAGCAAGGTGAAAAACATAATCAACACCCTCAGATGCTTCCATGATAATTTCTTTTTCTTTAATATCTCCGATCACAAAATGAAGCAGCGGGTTATTGTCAAATTCTTGCTTCATCGAAAATTGGTTAGATTCGTTCCTGGAAAAAATTCTTATCTCCTTAGGCTTATAATCTAAAAGCTGCCTAACGAGTTCATAGCCCCATGATCCCGTTCCTCCAGTAATTAGAATTGTCTGGTTCTTAAACAACTTCCATGCCTCCCATCAATAATTTCACCACTTTATCAGAAACACCTGTCTCGCCATATCCCTCAGGCAAAGACCAGTCTCTTTCTCCTTTTAGCATGACATTTACACAATTCAATATCTTTCCCGAGTCTATACCTGATAGAACATTGCTTCCGCAATCAATTGTTTCAGGTCTTTCCGTTGTCCGCCGTACTGTAACCGTTGGCACCCGAAAAATACAGCACTCTTCCTGGACAGTTCCACTATCCGTTAAGACACATAACGCCTTTTGCTCCAATTGAACAAAATCAAAGAAACCAAAGGGTTCATGAAATTCAACAAAGGTATTAAGCGTAAATGAATCAAGCTTTTGAAGCTTTGATCTTGTGCGGGGGTGAATACTGCAGATGATTCTTTTTCGATAAATCTCTGCCACCCTGTTGATTCCATTCATAATTTCTCTTAGGTGGCATAAATTATCTACATTCTCAGCCCTGTGAATAGTTACTAAGAAATATTCTTCCTGCTGTAGACCAAGCGTCTTAATTATCTGACTCTGATCAATACTTGTTTTGTAAGCACTTAATACTTCTTTTATTGGGTTCCCGGAAAGGATGATTCTGTTTTTTGGAAATCCTTCTTTCATTAAATTTTCTTTACTTTGTGGTGTATAAGGCAGATTAAAGCTAGCAATAGCATCAATTACTTTTCGGTTCTTTTCTTCAGGAACGTTCAAATCGAAGCAACGATTCCCGGCTTCCATATGAATAACCGGGATTCCCATTCTTTCAGCCAATATTGCGCTTAATCCACTATTTGTATCTCCCAGTACCAAAACCTTATCCGGCTTTTCTTTTAGAAGG
This window of the Cytobacillus pseudoceanisediminis genome carries:
- a CDS encoding polysaccharide biosynthesis protein, encoding MFKNQTILITGGTGSWGYELVRQLLDYKPKEIRIFSRNESNQFSMKQEFDNNPLLHFVIGDIKEKEIIMEASEGVDYVFHLAALKHVPVCEYQPLEALKTNVHGTQNVIEAAIHNKVKRVVYISTDKAANPSNFYGLSKAMGERLIIHANTLNTDTKFVCIRGGNVLGTNGSVIHVFKKQIIEKGRIGITDPEMTRFFLTIEEAIKLVFKATFESLGGEIFVMKMPACKILDLAHVLSEDMGKKGIDVEILGVRPGEKIHELLLSEYESETTIAYDEEYFVILPSIHIDGLKEKYANYKPVNLINYNSSKDLMSTDEIRKVLKKGRFI
- the wecB gene encoding non-hydrolyzing UDP-N-acetylglucosamine 2-epimerase produces the protein MRIMTILGTRPEIIRLSLIIKKLDLLASKHILVHTGQNFTESLSDLFFRELKIREPDYILSKKQATLGGQLGNMFNQLENILLKEKPDKVLVLGDTNSGLSAILAERMGIPVIHMEAGNRCFDLNVPEEKNRKVIDAIASFNLPYTPQSKENLMKEGFPKNRIILSGNPIKEVLSAYKTSIDQSQIIKTLGLQQEEYFLVTIHRAENVDNLCHLREIMNGINRVAEIYRKRIICSIHPRTRSKLQKLDSFTLNTFVEFHEPFGFFDFVQLEQKALCVLTDSGTVQEECCIFRVPTVTVRRTTERPETIDCGSNVLSGIDSGKILNCVNVMLKGERDWSLPEGYGETGVSDKVVKLLMGGMEVV